Proteins encoded in a region of the Apilactobacillus apisilvae genome:
- a CDS encoding SLC13 family permease, with amino-acid sequence MNKIKQNIFGDHILKIVIIILILSLFIGLPSINDINTTTIISLFTLMMLVSIIKNLNILSYISNYIINKSKNTRQINLLMVLVSFFGSMLVTNDIAIITLVPLYIEISQKQDLSVPYPVTLITIAANLGSSVTPFGNPQNVFLLAYYHLSIGKFFGASCLILLLGLLILGILLLFVNKEELNSVNLKKVNINYKKCLPLILLIILIFLGIFEIINLWIPMILTSIYGTYINKDTFVEVDYSLLLSFVGFFLIVGTLGRNPLVINFLNNILGNSKQIFLSSALISQIISNVPGSVLIAKFTNDFYPLYLGVSVGGMGTLVASLANLLAFKQVQTYAQKSSWKFLKIFTLVNVVLLLISIAVFMLIV; translated from the coding sequence ATGAATAAAATAAAACAAAATATTTTTGGTGACCATATTTTAAAGATAGTAATAATAATTTTAATCTTATCTTTATTTATAGGTTTGCCCAGTATAAATGACATTAATACCACAACTATTATTTCTCTTTTTACTTTAATGATGTTAGTTTCAATTATAAAAAATTTGAATATTCTCAGTTACATTAGTAATTACATAATTAACAAATCTAAGAACACAAGGCAAATCAATCTATTAATGGTTTTGGTATCTTTTTTTGGATCAATGTTGGTTACAAATGATATTGCAATTATAACGCTAGTGCCTTTATATATAGAAATTTCCCAAAAGCAGGATTTATCAGTTCCTTATCCAGTGACCTTAATTACAATTGCTGCTAACTTAGGTAGCTCAGTAACTCCATTTGGTAATCCACAAAATGTATTTTTACTTGCCTATTATCATTTATCAATTGGTAAATTTTTTGGTGCTTCTTGTTTAATTCTGCTTTTGGGATTATTAATTTTAGGAATATTATTATTATTTGTTAATAAAGAAGAGTTAAATTCAGTTAATTTAAAAAAAGTTAATATAAATTACAAAAAATGTTTACCACTTATTTTATTAATTATCTTAATTTTCTTAGGTATTTTTGAAATTATTAATTTATGGATTCCAATGATTTTAACCTCTATTTACGGAACCTACATAAATAAAGATACATTTGTAGAAGTTGATTATTCTTTATTGTTGTCATTTGTTGGGTTCTTTTTAATTGTTGGGACACTCGGTCGTAATCCGTTGGTTATTAATTTTTTAAACAATATATTGGGTAATTCTAAGCAAATATTTTTATCTAGTGCTTTAATTAGTCAAATCATTAGTAACGTTCCTGGTTCAGTGTTGATTGCTAAATTTACTAATGATTTTTATCCACTCTACTTAGGAGTAAGTGTTGGTGGAATGGGGACCTTAGTTGCTTCTTTAGCCAACTTATTAGCATTTAAACAAGTTCAAACTTATGCACAAAAGAGTAGTTGGAAATTTTTGAAGATTTTTACATTAGTAAATGTTGTATTGCTATTAATTTCTATAGCCGTTTTTATGTTGATTGTTTAA